The genome window TACCCAACCTTCAGGTCGTTACTATCAATTGGAGTTGTCAAGGTTACCACAAGGAAAGCAAACTCATCAATAGCCTTGCCAAACAGCGGGCACAGTCACTTCAAGTATTGCGAATAAACAAACCAAACTATTTCGTCAAAAACGAGCGCTATGTCATTTTGAAGTTGGAAAACCTTCTTCAACTATGTTTCAATTCCGACCATCATCTCAAGGAAGCCTTTCTTTGGAAGATTGGTACTCATTGTCCTAAATTGCTAGAACTTGACGTGTCAAGATGCAAGATGATCACACAGGAAGGATTGTGTACACTTTTAAGTGATTGGAACATTCCCTGTACTTTGGATTTGAGATCGTATAACCCCAAGAGGTCCTTCACATTTAGTGTAGAAGACCAAATGCGTAAAAAGGATTCTAAATGTTTCacagtttttttcaaagaaacagaTTCACAGAATGCATACCCCATGGTAAGTACAACTACGGCCAAGAAACTTCATTCATTTGTAATAATCATGTATTTTTTTAGTTCTTGGATCAGCAGGCCTATTGGGTTTACCTTCCAGTTCAACATGAAGCTGGGGATGCAATGATGGATGTGGAAGAAGTTAGGGATGCGGATGAAGCTAGGGATGTGGACGAAGCTAGGGATGTGAATGCAAACCAGGATGAGCGTGCCGTTAACATTGAGATTCATTTGGAGTATATGGGTGATTAGTCAGTACTTTGAGATCAGTAATAAAGTGGATTATGCCAAGATTTGTGTGTGAATTTAATTTAGCCCAATGGATGGGGTAAAAGGGCTGCTGCAGAAATGCCAAATCTTCCATCCAGCGGGTCCCTCCCTGCGGGtgagggaatgctcggcggatgtcTTATGGGCTTGCACGCATCCTGAGATATGCATGTATGGGCAGTCGAGAAAATGTTAGCCGCGTTAGCCGTGTCGGCTTAGAAGGCAGGTAGCATTTGAAGTGGTGCTTTAGATTGGTTCCGAGCACATTGGGAAGGCATGCACCGATTTAAATGACAGACAgagacaatgcaggagatgtggAGCGCAAGACTAGATCAGCAAGAACTGTGTGGCTGACCCAAAATGCTAAATTGCTTACAATCCAAAGGGAAGGGGGATTTGCACGATCTGCATATTGCAAGCAGCAACAGGTGTTCgtaatacaggagagccctcaaCGCAAaccgcagatgaggttgatacaaatcaaccattTCCACGGTTGTGTCATCTTGTTCTATCAGAAATCTCATCTGAATGCAGTCgttaggctttcaaatccccttcCAGAGTATgaagccgccgttgtttcgaccggctttTTGTCGAATTCGatattcagactaatcttggcaagtgaattctcgctagTGCGaactacgtgaccataccatcaaagacgactCTCTCGCATTTTGATCGGTgcgaccccataacgatcatgGATATCCTtatgatcaaggcgtgttacgccCCGAGTCCAACGGAAGAAGGAAATCGATGTGGACTTAACTGGATCTATAGTGAATCTGACATACTTGAACACCGCTTTAACTTAAGTTCCTTGGCAAGTCAGTGTGGACTACTCTCTCAGTAACCACCAGGCAAAGCTTATTCCTGGGGACTCTTGCACGACGCATTCCTGAATCAACAACAGAGAAAAAGTCGTcaaaatcagttttgaaaaaagtattTTCCAAGTCGTGTCATTCCGGTCGACGATATTTTATCAAGGACTTAAGGGAAAGCTTAGCCCTAGAGGAGACATACAGCCAACTGCGGAACCACGTAAAAGAGGCCATTCAATGGAGTAAAAAAACTGCTTCGAACatttgtgcgaccatgccgatatGAACCCTTAGGATGTAATTTGCAAGGTGGTAATGAAAGAATTGTGGAGATCACCTCGGGTAACTTGCCCACGCCTTCTGAAAAGGATTGTTGCACTCTGTTTCCGCACCACCAATACAGTGTAAGGTAAATGGTGGTTCGGCTTAATGAGCCCAgtaatcgagcaggcggaaatATGTAGCAGGATCGGTAAAAATAAGGCCCCAGGTTGAGATACGCCTAACCCTAACAGAGTTTTGAAGCTGGCAGGTCTGACGTTAACACTTTTGAGATGTGTCTACAACAAAGAATGTCCCCTattgaaaaagcaaaagttgatgttgctaaGCCCAATAAatcatttgcacgcgtctggcacaggaactcTCGTGATCAGGCTATGTTACAAAGGGGTAAAATTCTCCTtggctcgtaagccttcgccatctaaggtccgtggctgctaggtagtgtgaATAGGctccgcccctgacagccgccagcatGTAGTGCAGCAATCCTTGTCgtggtggtaaatagcatcagttccgttttggttgggtttatgccgagtccgcatcttgcggtccacaggcacacctttcgcaatgctCCTTCCGGTTTCTgtcgattttcctttgaggtaggcatgctgggacttagaaaaaGGCATTCTCCTAGGGTCTTCAGTACGAAGGCGATGAGGCTGGTTAGTCGAAattccttcgcggactcatgaccgcgcctgcccgctttcggtatgaaaaccactcgtgcacgTCTCCAGAACTGTGGTCTGGACCGATAGTCAGAAGTAACAATGGATTGTTTT of Hermetia illucens chromosome 4, iHerIll2.2.curated.20191125, whole genome shotgun sequence contains these proteins:
- the LOC119655391 gene encoding uncharacterized protein LOC119655391, with amino-acid sequence MITQEGLCTLLSDWNIPCTLDLRSYNPKRSFTFSVEDQMRKKDSKCFTVFFKETDSQNAYPMFLDQQAYWVYLPVQHEAGDAMMDVEEVRDADEARDVDEARDVNANQDERAVNIEIHLEYMGD